The following are encoded together in the Streptomyces sp. NBC_01717 genome:
- a CDS encoding molybdopterin-dependent oxidoreductase, with protein sequence MKEGMLPPGQRLAKGWPVSHYGPVPRFRPDRWNLQVFGATASGQTHSWTFDEVAIMPKITVHADLHCASGTSTTGHMFFGVPARTLLDLAPPAAGVSHVMAWAEYGYSANLRLSDFIADTTVMATHHDDEPLTVEHGFPLRLVVPHLFGYKGPKWLRGIEYMTQDRRGFWEERGYHNIADPWAGQRHSYQEDGGP encoded by the coding sequence ATGAAGGAAGGCATGCTGCCGCCAGGGCAGCGCCTGGCCAAAGGGTGGCCCGTCTCGCACTACGGGCCGGTGCCCCGCTTCCGCCCCGACCGGTGGAACCTGCAGGTGTTCGGCGCGACCGCGAGCGGACAGACCCACTCCTGGACGTTCGATGAAGTCGCCATCATGCCAAAGATCACCGTGCATGCGGACCTGCACTGCGCCTCAGGCACCAGCACCACCGGCCACATGTTCTTCGGCGTTCCGGCCCGCACCCTGCTGGACCTTGCCCCGCCCGCCGCAGGCGTGTCCCACGTCATGGCCTGGGCCGAGTACGGGTACAGCGCGAACCTGCGCCTGAGCGACTTCATCGCCGACACCACGGTCATGGCCACCCACCACGACGACGAGCCGCTCACCGTCGAACACGGCTTCCCCCTGCGTCTGGTGGTCCCGCACCTTTTCGGCTACAAGGGCCCCAAATGGCTGCGCGGCATCGAGTACATGACGCAGGACCGCCGCGGGTTCTGGGAGGAACGCGGCTACCACAACATCGCCGACCCCTGGGCCGGCCAACGCCACTCCTACCAGGAGGACGGCGGCCCTTAG
- a CDS encoding IS5 family transposase (programmed frameshift), which produces MSRGDLTDAQWERLEAVLPPIPKMGRPPRDRRQVFDGIWWRARTGSPWRDLPERYGPWETAYAVFRRWQIDETWARVLKKLQVKADADGIIEWEVSVDSTVCRAHQHAAGARKRADDPGRTRPNGLAAEPDDHGLGRSRGGLTTKIHLAVDASFHVLAAVITAGQRGDAPAFEQVMDRIRVPRISGGRPRTRPGHVLADRAYSSRQIRSYLRKRGIAHTIPEKRDQAGHRLRRGSAGGRPPGFDREMYKRRHKVECRIGLLKQARGVATRYDKLAVRYESTVQLTLIRQAL; this is translated from the exons ATGTCTCGTGGCGATCTGACGGATGCGCAGTGGGAGCGGCTGGAAGCGGTGTTGCCGCCGATACCGAAGATGGGTCGACCTCCGAGGGATCGGCGGCAGGTGTTCGACGGGATCTGGTGGCGGGCCCGGACCGGCTCGCCTTGGAGGGATCTGCCCGAGCGATACGGCCCCTGGGAGACCGCGTATGCGGTGTTCCGACGGTGGCAGATCGACGAAACATGGGCCCGCGTCCTGAAGAAGTTGCAGGTCAAGGCAGATGCGGATGGGATCATCGAGTGGGAGGTCTCGGTCGACTCCACCGTCTGCCGGGCTCACCAGCACGCCGCCGGGGCCCGCAAAAGG GCTGACGATCCGGGCCGGACGCGTCCGAACGGCCTCGCGGCCGAGCCGGACGACCACGGCCTGGGACGCTCGCGCGGCGGACTGACCACCAAGATTCACCTCGCCGTCGACGCCTCCTTCCACGTCCTCGCTGCCGTCATCACCGCCGGCCAACGAGGCGACGCGCCCGCCTTCGAGCAGGTGATGGACCGAATTCGTGTCCCCCGGATCAGCGGTGGACGCCCCCGCACCCGGCCCGGACATGTGCTTGCCGACCGGGCGTACTCCTCCCGTCAGATTCGCTCCTACCTGCGCAAACGCGGGATCGCGCACACCATCCCGGAGAAGCGAGACCAGGCCGGACACCGACTCCGCCGCGGTTCCGCCGGAGGCCGTCCGCCCGGCTTCGACCGCGAAATGTACAAGCGCAGGCACAAAGTCGAGTGCCGGATCGGCCTTCTGAAGCAGGCGAGAGGCGTTGCGACCAGGTACGACAAGCTCGCCGTCCGCTACGAGTCGACCGTCCAACTCACCCTCATACGGCAGGCGCTGTGA
- a CDS encoding class I SAM-dependent methyltransferase has translation MVMRTHDGSVGDVDYGTIGAAYAAWRRPDERIAHVIAQALGGARTVLNVGAGTGSYETAAHTITAVEPSLAMRAQRPAELATAVDAVAEDLPFPDGHFDASMTLFSVHQWSDATAGLREMRRVTRGPVVVLTCDPARVRDFWLYEYAPDVLDTEARRYPPLGQLTAALGGTTTIQSVPIPLDCTDGFNEAYYGRPELLLNPAARQACSAWSFIDDHARQAFDTSLRRALGSGTWDEAFGHLRNRPTYNGSLVLLRATP, from the coding sequence ATGGTCATGCGCACCCACGACGGCAGCGTCGGCGACGTCGACTACGGCACCATCGGTGCCGCCTACGCCGCTTGGCGCCGCCCCGACGAACGCATCGCCCACGTCATCGCCCAGGCCCTCGGCGGTGCGCGCACCGTCCTCAACGTCGGTGCGGGCACCGGATCGTACGAGACCGCCGCGCACACGATCACCGCGGTCGAACCCTCACTGGCCATGCGAGCCCAGCGGCCGGCCGAACTCGCCACCGCCGTCGACGCCGTCGCCGAAGACCTCCCCTTCCCCGACGGACACTTCGACGCATCGATGACCCTCTTCAGCGTCCACCAGTGGTCCGATGCCACCGCCGGACTACGCGAGATGCGACGTGTCACCCGCGGCCCCGTCGTCGTACTGACCTGCGACCCGGCCCGCGTACGCGACTTCTGGCTCTACGAGTACGCCCCCGACGTCCTCGACACCGAAGCCCGCCGCTACCCGCCCCTCGGCCAACTCACCGCCGCTCTCGGCGGCACCACCACCATCCAGTCCGTCCCCATCCCGCTGGACTGCACCGACGGCTTCAACGAGGCCTATTACGGCCGCCCCGAACTCCTCCTCAACCCCGCAGCCCGACAAGCCTGCTCGGCCTGGAGCTTCATCGACGACCATGCCCGCCAAGCCTTCGACACCTCCCTGCGCCGCGCCCTCGGCTCAGGCACCTGGGATGAGGCCTTCGGCCACCTCCGCAACCGCCCGACCTACAACGGATCACTCGTCCTCCTCCGCGCAACCCCCTGA
- a CDS encoding fic family toxin-antitoxin system, toxin component, with protein sequence MELHIDVPWILQVAEAAGADDPAPDDYGVPIAAVARHRAELFEQPVYDGPYAKAAALVDNLGRCRWLERSNMAVAAATGVMYLEAAGIPVKPTRDDAIALKDLLLDSACTAARIAALLRTWPTTT encoded by the coding sequence ATGGAACTGCACATCGACGTTCCCTGGATCCTGCAGGTCGCCGAAGCGGCCGGCGCGGACGATCCCGCCCCCGACGACTACGGCGTCCCCATCGCCGCTGTCGCCCGCCACCGGGCCGAACTCTTCGAGCAGCCCGTCTACGACGGCCCCTACGCCAAAGCCGCAGCACTCGTGGACAACCTCGGCCGCTGCCGCTGGCTCGAGCGCTCCAACATGGCCGTGGCCGCCGCCACCGGCGTCATGTATCTCGAAGCCGCCGGTATCCCCGTGAAGCCCACCCGCGACGACGCCATCGCTCTCAAAGACCTCCTCCTCGATTCCGCCTGCACCGCCGCGAGGATCGCCGCGCTGCTGCGGACCTGGCCCACCACCACCTGA
- the tpg gene encoding telomere-protecting terminal protein Tpg: MGVVSESLGHAVAAAATRPIPRSAGAQVRFLVKRLKGTRPVADLLGVSQRTVERYARNQIKTPRAQLGARLADEVRTRWQPRVKEDAKKNAAVSTGIVVETRARFGFTAAPGSTDDARIRRITQHLPATYAARLFDAQAAGAPEQQLQAVLAEGLQQEYFKDRGRRADGLLVEFTDIDYIELSL, translated from the coding sequence ATGGGCGTCGTGAGCGAAAGCCTCGGTCATGCAGTAGCGGCCGCGGCCACCCGGCCGATCCCGAGATCGGCGGGCGCGCAGGTGCGGTTCCTGGTGAAACGGCTCAAGGGCACCAGGCCGGTGGCCGACTTGCTGGGGGTCTCCCAGCGCACCGTCGAGCGGTACGCCAGGAACCAGATCAAGACGCCGCGGGCACAGCTCGGCGCCCGGCTCGCCGACGAGGTCCGCACACGGTGGCAGCCGCGGGTGAAGGAGGACGCGAAGAAGAACGCGGCCGTCTCCACCGGCATCGTCGTGGAAACCAGAGCGCGGTTCGGGTTCACCGCCGCGCCGGGCAGCACGGACGACGCACGCATCCGGCGCATCACCCAGCACCTTCCCGCCACCTACGCAGCCCGCCTCTTCGACGCACAGGCCGCCGGCGCCCCGGAGCAGCAGCTCCAGGCCGTCCTCGCCGAAGGACTCCAACAGGAGTACTTCAAGGACCGCGGCCGCCGTGCCGACGGACTCCTGGTCGAATTCACCGACATCGACTACATAGAACTCAGCCTCTGA
- the mobF gene encoding MobF family relaxase: MMDIARITAGQMYRYYLRQVVVGDGRRPPRAPLRKAQEEAGVPAGRWMGRGLVVLGLVAGEEVTERQLRNLFGEGGRHPHADRIEADRLAAGESPAAAWRSGAVGRRVKVTGLDLVFRPQPTIYLLWALGDDETRRAIEAAHERAIEMVLEWIEDQVAVIRFGSGGIHCVRPPGGLVAARFRHYEARSQMPLLHDHLLLSVKGQRPDGTWGSVHTEALYENTVAASALYNELVMAEACEALGLASEPRTVTPGRRPVMEIAGVPHELIGWTARRGEQIAACLTELEAEYVTAVDDDGELKFLPVVSERARTRLNRIAARKTRPPKQRARPLAQLRAWWKASAILSSGVELNVIESLLERARAAAAVIRARVAAVVDVALAAVDVTARVFVMNGGGWFHRRHLLAEARRHLALVLRGRRHERGLDEQIVDAALAAHCTDITDARTSRGARPEYRLYTTRWALPGAAFARRPPTDVPEPDRNPPAGPGDPAAPRLPLEAGQQDIPRVPLRYDRAVIAGAVLTAQLRPARRTGRDPYDVAVHQQAAMPEQLDVFAQEEDRPVLKARRAVDLDALRTDMETLELTADQLLRFERAGTKLNAGARERMHQAPGLPDETAPRPHRENDQRAHRPHQPGPGQSPGAPR, translated from the coding sequence ATGATGGATATCGCGAGGATCACTGCTGGGCAGATGTACCGGTACTACCTGCGTCAGGTCGTCGTCGGTGACGGCCGGCGCCCGCCCCGCGCACCGCTGAGGAAGGCTCAGGAAGAGGCTGGTGTCCCGGCCGGGCGATGGATGGGCCGGGGCCTTGTGGTGCTGGGTCTGGTGGCGGGGGAGGAGGTCACCGAGCGGCAGTTGCGGAACTTGTTCGGCGAGGGAGGCCGGCACCCGCACGCCGACCGGATCGAAGCCGACCGGTTGGCCGCGGGGGAGTCCCCGGCGGCGGCGTGGCGGTCCGGGGCGGTCGGGCGCCGGGTGAAGGTCACCGGACTGGATTTGGTGTTCCGGCCGCAGCCGACGATCTACCTGTTGTGGGCGCTGGGTGATGACGAGACCCGGCGGGCGATCGAGGCCGCGCACGAGCGCGCGATCGAGATGGTGCTGGAGTGGATCGAGGACCAGGTGGCGGTGATTCGGTTCGGCAGCGGTGGCATTCACTGCGTCCGGCCGCCCGGCGGTCTGGTTGCCGCGCGCTTTCGCCACTACGAGGCACGGTCCCAGATGCCGTTGCTGCATGACCATCTGCTGTTGTCGGTGAAGGGGCAGCGCCCGGACGGCACGTGGGGTTCTGTACACACAGAGGCCCTGTACGAGAACACCGTCGCCGCGTCCGCGCTCTACAACGAGCTCGTCATGGCTGAGGCCTGCGAGGCGTTGGGGTTGGCCTCTGAGCCGCGCACGGTCACGCCGGGCCGCCGACCGGTCATGGAGATCGCCGGGGTCCCGCATGAGCTGATCGGCTGGACCGCGCGGCGCGGCGAGCAGATCGCCGCCTGCCTGACGGAGCTGGAGGCCGAGTACGTCACCGCCGTCGACGACGACGGCGAGCTGAAGTTCCTGCCCGTCGTCTCCGAGCGGGCCCGCACCAGGCTGAACCGGATCGCCGCCCGCAAGACCCGGCCGCCCAAGCAGCGCGCCCGGCCGCTTGCTCAGCTGCGCGCCTGGTGGAAGGCGAGCGCCATCCTCAGCTCCGGGGTGGAGCTCAACGTCATCGAGTCCCTGCTCGAGCGCGCCCGCGCCGCGGCCGCCGTGATCCGGGCCCGTGTCGCCGCGGTGGTCGACGTCGCCCTGGCGGCCGTCGACGTCACCGCGCGCGTGTTCGTGATGAACGGCGGCGGCTGGTTCCACCGTCGGCACCTGCTTGCCGAAGCCCGCCGCCACCTCGCCCTCGTCCTGCGAGGCCGCCGCCACGAGCGTGGCCTGGACGAGCAGATCGTGGACGCCGCGCTCGCCGCGCACTGCACCGACATCACCGACGCGAGGACGTCGCGCGGCGCGCGCCCGGAGTACCGCCTCTACACCACCCGCTGGGCCCTCCCGGGCGCCGCTTTCGCCCGGCGCCCGCCGACCGACGTTCCCGAGCCGGACCGCAATCCCCCGGCCGGCCCCGGCGACCCGGCCGCACCCCGGCTTCCCCTGGAAGCGGGGCAGCAGGACATACCCCGGGTGCCGCTGCGCTACGACCGCGCCGTCATCGCCGGCGCGGTGCTGACGGCGCAGCTGCGGCCAGCCCGCCGCACCGGCCGGGATCCGTACGACGTGGCGGTCCACCAGCAGGCCGCGATGCCCGAGCAACTGGACGTCTTCGCCCAGGAGGAGGACCGCCCTGTCCTCAAGGCCCGCCGGGCCGTCGACCTGGACGCACTGCGCACCGACATGGAAACGCTGGAGTTGACTGCCGACCAGCTGCTTCGGTTCGAGCGGGCGGGCACGAAGCTGAACGCGGGGGCTCGCGAGCGGATGCACCAGGCCCCTGGTCTCCCCGACGAAACCGCACCGCGCCCGCACCGCGAGAACGACCAGCGTGCGCACCGCCCGCACCAGCCCGGCCCCGGCCAGAGTCCGGGTGCGCCCCGCTGA
- a CDS encoding toxin Doc, giving the protein MVLYVDVSWLLDVQEQAVPEDVAVADYSALVAAVARHRTRVPRPATAEPDAAWRAAALLHSLVRLQPLPYRNSLYACQVAAAYMHASGEGIDAPYGALVELVRGIQSGKAGVYQAGDRIRSWRI; this is encoded by the coding sequence ATGGTCCTCTACGTTGACGTCTCCTGGCTCCTGGATGTCCAGGAGCAGGCTGTTCCCGAAGATGTCGCGGTCGCCGATTACTCCGCTCTCGTCGCGGCTGTGGCCCGCCACAGGACCCGCGTCCCGCGTCCCGCCACCGCCGAACCCGATGCGGCGTGGCGTGCCGCTGCTCTCCTGCACAGCCTGGTCCGGCTCCAGCCGCTGCCGTACCGCAACTCCCTCTACGCCTGTCAGGTCGCTGCGGCTTACATGCACGCCTCGGGTGAGGGTATCGACGCCCCGTACGGTGCGCTGGTGGAACTGGTCCGCGGCATCCAGTCCGGCAAGGCAGGCGTCTACCAGGCAGGCGACCGCATCCGCTCCTGGCGCATCTGA